A single window of Jiangella alkaliphila DNA harbors:
- a CDS encoding ABC transporter substrate-binding protein, which produces MAHPIRLGAVAAAAALLTLSACSQGSATREDNGEDGEVVVRYQEFSSNGGNEQNLEAIVAAFEEENPDIDVQVETTPYADYFTKLQTAVAGDTEADAFELNYENFVTYADSGALAELDVDGDAYTRSLLEAFQHDGAQLGLPESFSDVVLFYNKDLFAAAGVLEPTADWTWEDERAAAEALTDTAAGVWGDYQPATFHEFYKALAQAGGQFLTEDGSATAFNSPEGIAAATWLAGKSGTVMPTEADGAGTPDFDSTLFRDGKLAMWHSGIWMFGPLADVPFEWDVVVEPGDTTPASAMFTNGVVVSANSEHPEETQAWLEFLTSSDTTVDTRLSAGWELPPIADQDKLAPYLEQSPPANRQAVFDALDATVLPPVIVRQQEMQDAVTEELGNAAAGRKTVEQAVADAAARVDELL; this is translated from the coding sequence GACCCGCGAGGACAACGGTGAGGACGGCGAGGTCGTCGTCCGGTACCAGGAGTTCTCGTCCAACGGCGGCAACGAGCAGAACCTCGAAGCGATCGTAGCGGCGTTCGAGGAGGAGAACCCGGACATCGACGTCCAGGTCGAGACGACTCCGTACGCCGACTACTTCACCAAGCTGCAGACGGCGGTCGCCGGCGACACCGAGGCCGACGCGTTCGAGCTGAACTACGAGAACTTCGTGACGTACGCCGACAGCGGCGCGCTCGCCGAGCTCGACGTCGACGGCGACGCCTACACGCGGTCCCTGCTGGAGGCGTTCCAGCACGACGGCGCCCAGCTGGGCCTGCCCGAGTCGTTCAGCGACGTCGTCCTCTTCTACAACAAGGACCTGTTCGCGGCGGCCGGCGTGCTGGAGCCGACGGCGGACTGGACGTGGGAGGACGAGCGGGCCGCCGCCGAGGCGCTGACCGACACCGCGGCCGGCGTCTGGGGCGACTACCAGCCGGCGACGTTCCACGAGTTCTACAAGGCGCTGGCCCAGGCCGGCGGGCAGTTCCTCACCGAGGACGGCAGCGCGACGGCGTTCAACAGCCCCGAGGGCATCGCCGCGGCGACGTGGCTGGCCGGCAAGTCCGGCACCGTCATGCCGACCGAGGCCGACGGCGCCGGCACGCCCGACTTCGACTCGACGCTGTTCCGCGACGGCAAGCTGGCCATGTGGCACAGCGGCATCTGGATGTTCGGCCCGCTGGCCGACGTCCCGTTCGAGTGGGACGTCGTCGTCGAGCCCGGCGACACCACCCCGGCCAGCGCGATGTTCACCAACGGCGTCGTCGTCAGCGCGAACAGCGAGCACCCGGAGGAGACGCAGGCCTGGCTGGAGTTCCTCACGTCGTCCGACACCACGGTCGACACCCGGCTGAGCGCCGGCTGGGAGCTGCCGCCGATCGCCGACCAGGACAAGCTGGCGCCGTACCTCGAGCAGTCGCCGCCGGCGAACCGTCAGGCCGTCTTCGACGCGCTGGACGCGACCGTGCTGCCGCCGGTGATCGTCCGCCAGCAGGAGATGCAGGACGCCGTCACCGAGGAGCTGGGCAACGCCGCGGCCGGCCGCAAGACCGTCGAGCAGGCCGTCGCCGACGCCGCCGCGCGGGTGGACGAGCTGCTGTGA
- a CDS encoding glycoside hydrolase family 15 protein, which translates to MTDLSTPADLGELVALAEAGHRVIASHQAPSGAYPASPTFSAYRGYSWFRDGAFIAEGASRYGDADGPAAFHRWCADVLAKRTDQVDALVARALVGERIPVADMLPTRYTIDGGVGNDPWWDFQLDGYGTWLWALAAHADRHGAVDGVDGGVVAAVRYLTTFWARPCYDWWEEHVDHRHVSTLGAIRAGLAAATSHPALAGPLPAGDRSAAVEAVEEIDALVLRDGVAGGHLTKWLGAGDVDASLLACVVPFGLAGVDSELGRATVSAVEDALCVDGGVHRYAADTFYGGGQWPLLTAFLGWNHAVAGRRDEALAALRWIAAQATPSGELPEQVGHHLLAPDREQEWIDRWGTVATPLLWSHGMYLTLAAELGLVGSAR; encoded by the coding sequence GTGACCGACCTCTCCACTCCGGCTGACCTCGGCGAGCTGGTCGCGCTCGCCGAGGCCGGCCACCGGGTCATCGCCTCCCACCAGGCCCCGTCCGGCGCCTACCCGGCCAGCCCGACGTTCAGCGCGTACCGCGGCTACAGCTGGTTCCGCGACGGCGCGTTCATCGCCGAGGGCGCCAGCCGCTACGGCGACGCCGACGGCCCGGCCGCGTTCCACCGCTGGTGCGCCGACGTGCTGGCCAAGCGGACCGACCAGGTCGACGCGCTGGTGGCGCGGGCGCTCGTCGGGGAACGCATCCCGGTCGCCGACATGCTGCCGACTCGGTACACGATCGACGGCGGCGTCGGGAACGACCCGTGGTGGGACTTCCAGCTCGACGGCTACGGCACCTGGTTGTGGGCGCTCGCGGCGCACGCCGACCGGCACGGCGCGGTCGACGGGGTGGACGGCGGCGTGGTCGCGGCGGTCCGGTACCTGACGACGTTCTGGGCCCGGCCCTGCTACGACTGGTGGGAGGAGCACGTCGACCACCGGCACGTGTCGACGCTGGGCGCGATCCGGGCGGGGCTGGCGGCGGCGACGTCGCACCCGGCGCTGGCCGGTCCGCTGCCGGCGGGTGACCGTTCGGCGGCCGTGGAGGCGGTCGAGGAGATCGACGCGCTGGTCCTGCGTGACGGCGTCGCCGGCGGCCATCTGACGAAGTGGCTCGGCGCTGGTGACGTCGACGCGAGCCTGCTCGCGTGCGTCGTGCCGTTCGGGCTGGCCGGGGTGGACAGCGAGCTCGGGCGGGCGACGGTGTCGGCGGTCGAGGACGCGCTGTGCGTCGATGGCGGCGTGCACCGGTACGCCGCCGACACGTTCTACGGCGGCGGGCAGTGGCCGCTGCTCACGGCGTTCCTCGGCTGGAACCACGCGGTGGCCGGGCGCCGGGACGAGGCGCTGGCCGCCCTGCGGTGGATCGCCGCGCAGGCGACGCCGTCGGGCGAGCTGCCCGAGCAGGTCGGACACCACCTGCTCGCCCCGGACCGCGAACAGGAGTGGATCGACCGCTGGGGCACGGTTGCGACGCCGCTGCTGTGGTCGCACGGCATGTACCTGACGCTGGCGGCCGAGCTCGGCCTGGTGGGGAGCGCGCGATGA
- a CDS encoding glycoside hydrolase family 31 protein: MIRHRPFGSEHPYAVTGDQRVPPLPVGGETCELRARASAPVTSVVCEWSGPAGDETWPLLAPSSAGSSEDGDGDGGHLAAAQARSLADRSYWSVTTPPLGAGTTYRYRFVATTASGAVRRTRWFSVAAGSWSASGGRLDVSGGDRLVPGSVEWLTGPEGQRRVRFALRLAADERVVGFGERYDAVDQRGRTLDAVVFEQYKAQGAHGRTYLPMPFALVVGPSASWGFHVRTARRTWYDVGATTPDQLVIETDLAGDDALSVGVFSGSPASVLDAFLAEAGRPETLPDWVFRLWASGNEWNTQARVMAELDAHRERDIPVGALVIEAWSDESTFTAFRDAVYDVNEDGGPHRLADFTFPADGAWPDPRGMVEELHGRDVKVLLWQIPLLKMRPHPRGQLAADARAAVSGGFVVTEADGRPYRNRGWWFPLALMPDLASEKARAWWTSKRRYLVEEVGIDGFKTDGGEHAWGHDLRHSDGALRGLAGNNRFPVEYARAYGDLLRSAGKAPVTFSRAGFTGSQAHGAFWAGDEDSTWSGFRAAVVAGVTAGACGIVYWGWDLAGFSGDVPDAELYLRAAAASAFMPIMQYHSEFNHHRLPWRDRTPWNVASQTGDERVLPVFRRFAHLREKLVPYLSSAASATVSGGAPLMRGLFFDFPADASAWSVVDRQFLLGDSLLVAPVLSAGASTWDVYLPEGSWVDVWTGAVLSGGRTVTRPVPIDEIPVYCRASAWPALRPAFEDLP; this comes from the coding sequence ATGATCCGGCACCGTCCGTTCGGCTCCGAGCACCCCTACGCCGTCACCGGCGACCAGCGGGTGCCGCCGCTCCCGGTGGGCGGCGAGACGTGCGAGCTGCGGGCACGCGCGTCGGCGCCGGTGACGTCGGTGGTGTGCGAGTGGTCCGGCCCGGCCGGGGACGAGACCTGGCCGCTGCTGGCGCCGTCGTCGGCGGGTTCGTCCGAGGACGGCGACGGTGACGGCGGGCACCTGGCGGCCGCCCAGGCCCGGTCGCTGGCGGACCGGTCGTACTGGTCGGTGACGACGCCGCCGCTGGGCGCCGGGACGACGTACCGCTATCGGTTCGTGGCGACGACCGCGTCCGGTGCGGTACGGCGGACGCGGTGGTTCTCGGTGGCGGCGGGTTCGTGGTCCGCGTCCGGCGGGCGGCTGGACGTGTCCGGCGGGGACCGGCTGGTCCCGGGCAGCGTCGAGTGGCTGACCGGTCCGGAGGGGCAGCGGCGGGTCCGGTTCGCGCTGCGGCTGGCGGCCGACGAGCGCGTCGTCGGATTCGGCGAGCGCTACGACGCCGTCGACCAGCGCGGCCGCACGCTGGACGCCGTCGTGTTCGAGCAGTACAAGGCGCAGGGCGCGCACGGGCGGACATACCTGCCGATGCCGTTCGCGCTGGTCGTCGGGCCGTCCGCGTCGTGGGGGTTCCACGTCCGCACCGCCCGGCGCACCTGGTACGACGTCGGCGCGACGACGCCGGACCAGCTGGTCATCGAGACCGACCTGGCCGGCGACGACGCGCTCTCCGTCGGGGTCTTCAGCGGGTCGCCCGCCTCCGTGCTGGACGCGTTCCTGGCCGAGGCGGGCCGGCCCGAGACACTGCCCGACTGGGTGTTCCGGCTCTGGGCCAGCGGCAACGAGTGGAACACGCAGGCCCGGGTCATGGCCGAGTTGGACGCCCACCGAGAGCGCGACATCCCCGTCGGCGCCCTGGTCATCGAGGCGTGGAGCGACGAGTCGACGTTCACCGCGTTCCGCGACGCCGTCTATGACGTCAATGAGGACGGCGGGCCGCACCGGCTGGCCGACTTCACCTTCCCGGCCGACGGCGCCTGGCCGGACCCTCGCGGGATGGTCGAGGAGCTGCACGGGCGGGACGTGAAGGTGCTGCTGTGGCAGATCCCGCTGCTGAAGATGCGGCCGCACCCGCGCGGCCAACTGGCGGCCGACGCCCGCGCGGCGGTGTCCGGCGGGTTCGTCGTCACCGAGGCGGACGGGCGGCCGTACCGCAACCGCGGCTGGTGGTTCCCGCTCGCGCTGATGCCGGACCTCGCGTCGGAGAAGGCGCGCGCGTGGTGGACGTCGAAGCGCCGGTACCTGGTCGAGGAGGTCGGCATCGACGGCTTCAAGACCGACGGCGGCGAGCACGCGTGGGGGCATGACCTGCGGCATTCTGATGGAGCGCTGCGTGGGCTGGCCGGCAACAACCGGTTCCCGGTCGAGTACGCGCGGGCCTACGGCGACCTGCTGCGGTCCGCGGGCAAGGCGCCGGTGACGTTCAGCCGGGCCGGGTTCACCGGATCGCAGGCGCACGGCGCGTTCTGGGCCGGCGACGAGGACTCGACGTGGTCCGGCTTCCGCGCGGCCGTCGTCGCGGGCGTCACCGCCGGGGCCTGCGGGATCGTCTACTGGGGCTGGGACCTGGCCGGCTTCTCCGGCGACGTGCCTGACGCCGAGCTGTACCTGCGCGCCGCGGCGGCGTCGGCGTTCATGCCGATCATGCAGTACCACTCCGAGTTCAACCACCACAGGCTGCCGTGGCGCGACCGCACCCCCTGGAACGTCGCCTCGCAGACCGGCGACGAGCGGGTGCTGCCGGTGTTCCGCCGGTTCGCCCACCTGCGGGAGAAGCTGGTGCCGTACCTGTCGTCGGCGGCGTCGGCCACTGTTTCGGGCGGGGCGCCGCTGATGCGCGGCCTGTTCTTCGACTTCCCGGCCGATGCCTCGGCCTGGTCGGTCGTCGACCGCCAGTTCCTCCTCGGCGACTCGCTGCTGGTGGCGCCGGTGCTGTCGGCCGGCGCGTCGACGTGGGACGTGTACCTGCCGGAGGGCTCGTGGGTGGACGTCTGGACGGGTGCGGTGCTCTCGGGTGGACGCACGGTGACGCGGCCGGTGCCGATCGACGAGATCCCGGTCTACTGCCGTGCGTCCGCGTGGCCGGCCCTTCGCCCGGCGTTCGAGGACCTGCCGTAA
- a CDS encoding VOC family protein — protein sequence MTSRISHTSIDCANAYELSEWWKQVLGYVDIADDPNEPGHEECMIQTPDGSHQVLFIEVPDEKTVKNRVHFDLRPTDRTQDEEVERLRGIGATVVADHRGKYGPGTGWVTLADPEGNEFDILRSDAQLAAAAKQS from the coding sequence ATGACGTCCCGCATCTCGCATACGAGCATCGACTGCGCCAACGCCTACGAGCTGTCGGAGTGGTGGAAGCAGGTGCTCGGCTACGTCGACATCGCCGACGACCCGAACGAGCCCGGCCACGAGGAGTGCATGATCCAGACGCCCGACGGCAGCCACCAGGTGCTGTTCATCGAGGTGCCTGACGAGAAGACGGTCAAGAACCGCGTGCACTTCGACTTGCGTCCCACCGACCGCACGCAGGACGAGGAGGTCGAGCGGCTGCGCGGCATCGGCGCCACCGTGGTGGCCGACCACCGCGGCAAGTACGGCCCCGGCACCGGCTGGGTCACGCTCGCCGACCCGGAGGGCAACGAGTTCGACATCCTGCGCAGCGACGCCCAGCTCGCCGCGGCGGCCAAACAGTCCTGA
- a CDS encoding DUF7059 domain-containing protein, producing MTTRHPGLSDDDVARVRDALGAAGYSVDGIRDLLGARAAAALDRNETTPGRLAVAGRDDPPALLARLWSLQTPAERRLLERVLPVEPLLAGGILEASADGDTVRAVVDIRPYADDAGDWWVVADLTPGMDGQRAPIPDDHVLGLNAASSTLAQLTVRRPVERALDLGTGCGVQSLHLARHSARVVATDVNPRALALAALTARLNGLADVVDLRRGSLFEPVAGETFDLIATNPPFVVSPGGTHVYRDGGLPGDEISRRVVVDGAAHLAEGGLMQSLANWTHKRGEDWRDRLGEWVTSTGCDAWVLQREVEDPAEYVELWLRDSGEVGDAGYAQRYADWLRWFDDNGVEGIGFGWIALRRSGAADPAVRIEEWPHAVEQPLAPAVAAWFDRVADLRISDDALLAARLVQADGVVQEQVGRPGDEDPEHLVLRQRRGLLRAVTAGTAEAGFVGACDGTLPAGTLVDALARVLDADAAALRADLLPRIRTLVQDGFLELAAP from the coding sequence GTGACGACACGACATCCCGGCCTGTCCGACGACGACGTCGCCCGCGTGCGCGACGCGCTGGGGGCGGCCGGGTACTCCGTCGACGGGATCCGCGACCTGCTCGGCGCGCGGGCGGCCGCCGCGCTGGACCGCAACGAGACCACGCCGGGCCGGCTGGCCGTCGCAGGGCGCGACGATCCGCCGGCGCTGCTGGCGCGGCTCTGGTCGCTGCAGACGCCGGCCGAGCGGCGGCTGCTCGAGCGGGTGCTGCCGGTCGAGCCGCTGCTGGCCGGCGGCATCCTCGAAGCCAGCGCCGACGGCGACACCGTCCGGGCCGTGGTCGACATCCGGCCGTACGCCGACGACGCCGGGGACTGGTGGGTGGTCGCGGACCTCACGCCCGGCATGGACGGCCAGCGGGCGCCGATCCCCGACGACCACGTCCTCGGCCTCAACGCCGCGTCCAGCACGCTCGCCCAGCTGACCGTCCGCCGGCCGGTCGAGCGCGCGCTCGACCTCGGCACCGGCTGCGGTGTGCAGTCGCTGCACCTCGCCCGGCACAGCGCCCGGGTCGTCGCGACCGACGTAAACCCGCGGGCCCTGGCCCTGGCCGCGCTGACCGCCCGGCTCAACGGCCTGGCCGACGTCGTCGACCTGCGCCGCGGCAGCCTGTTCGAGCCGGTCGCCGGCGAGACGTTCGACCTGATCGCGACCAACCCGCCGTTCGTCGTCTCGCCCGGCGGCACGCACGTCTACCGCGACGGCGGCCTGCCCGGCGACGAGATCTCCCGCCGCGTCGTCGTCGACGGCGCCGCGCACCTGGCCGAGGGCGGGCTGATGCAATCGCTGGCGAATTGGACGCACAAGCGCGGCGAGGACTGGCGCGACCGTCTCGGCGAGTGGGTCACGTCGACCGGCTGCGACGCGTGGGTGCTCCAGCGCGAGGTCGAGGACCCCGCCGAGTACGTCGAGCTGTGGCTGCGCGACTCCGGCGAGGTCGGCGACGCCGGCTACGCGCAGCGCTACGCCGACTGGCTGCGCTGGTTCGACGACAACGGCGTCGAGGGCATCGGGTTCGGCTGGATCGCGCTGCGCCGGTCCGGTGCGGCCGACCCGGCCGTGCGCATCGAGGAGTGGCCGCACGCCGTCGAGCAGCCGCTCGCGCCCGCCGTCGCCGCCTGGTTCGACCGCGTCGCCGACCTGCGCATCTCGGACGACGCACTGCTGGCCGCCCGGCTGGTGCAGGCCGACGGCGTCGTGCAGGAGCAGGTCGGCCGGCCCGGCGACGAGGATCCCGAGCACCTCGTGCTCCGGCAGCGGCGCGGCCTGCTGCGCGCCGTCACCGCCGGAACCGCCGAGGCCGGGTTCGTCGGCGCCTGCGACGGGACGCTGCCGGCCGGGACGCTCGTCGACGCGCTGGCGAGGGTGCTCGATGCCGACGCCGCGGCGCTGCGCGCGGACCTGCTGCCGCGGATCCGGACGCTCGTGCAAGACGGCTTCCTGGAGCTCGCGGCGCCTTAG